The following are from one region of the Nicotiana tabacum cultivar K326 chromosome 3, ASM71507v2, whole genome shotgun sequence genome:
- the LOC142178453 gene encoding uncharacterized protein LOC142178453: protein MGETPYSLVYGTDAVIPVEVGEPSLRYSNESGPNNDERRLQDLDEVEERRDMEHIRMVAQKQQAERYYKKKAKVRPLRAGDYVLKAKMQAAKDPNEGKLGTNWDGPYKITATTSKGAFQLETMEGKLL, encoded by the coding sequence ATGGGTGAGACACCGTATTCTCTGGTCTACGGCACTGACGCAGTCATACCTGTTGAGGTCGGGGAACCTAGTCTGAGGTACTCCAACGAGAGTGGACCAAACAACGACGAAAGAAGATTACAAGACCTAGATGAGGTCGAAGAACGAAGGGATATGGAACACATAAGAATGGTGGCCCAAAAGCAACAAGCAGAAAGGTATTATAAAAAGAAAGCCAAAGTACGACCACTCAGAGCCGGGGACTACGTACTAAAAGCCAAAATGCAAGCAGCGAAagacccgaatgaagggaaattggGAACAAACTGGGATGGGCCATATAAAATCACAGCAACAACAAGCAAAGgagcattccaactagaaacaatggaaggaaaactactataA
- the LOC107826126 gene encoding glucan endo-1,3-beta-glucosidase, with the protein MPDKRPSLLLLILFVVPLFFPAVNSIGVNYGTLGNNLPPPAQVAQFLKDKTVIDRIKIFDINPDILRAFANTGISVTVTVPNGEIPNLLDISYARRYIDANIKPFYPQTKIDVILVGNEVLHWDGPDIQMKLVPAMKTFYQALGQSGLKDIKVSSPHSLGILLRSNPPSAARFRPGWDVGILAPMLQFLRETKGPFMVNPYPYFGYNPKQEDFLLFRKNKGVYDRFSKKWYTNSFDMLLDAVYMSMVRLKYPDVEIVAAETGWPSQGESFEPQCTVENAASYNGGLLRKYNSETGTPLMPHRKIETYIFGLFNENTKPGSIAERNFGLFRPDFTPVYNIGVLKGEQAQPTPALPAPRNGSGNKGQPTSPVRPAESKKFCMPKADATDAQLQSNINYVCSQGVDCTPIQAGGPCFNPNTIRSHAAFAMNSYYQREGRNAFNCDFAGTGVVASTDPSYGTCKFQS; encoded by the exons ATGCCAGACAAAAGACCGTCCCTGTTGTTGCTAATATTGTTTGTTGTTCCTCTGTTTTTCCCGGCTGTTAATTCTATCGGTGTTAATTATGGCACACTAGGGAACAACCTTCCTCCGCCAGCTCAAGTTGCTCAGTTTCTCAAAGACAAGACCGTCATAGACCGTATCAAAATCTTCGACATCAACCCCGACATCCTTCGAGCTTTCGCCAACACAGGAATCTCAGTTACCGTCACTGTTCCAAACGGAGAGATCCCCAACCTCTTGGACATCAGTTATGCTCGCCGATATATCGACGCCAACATCAAACCCTTTTACCCACAAACCAAGATTGATGTTATTCTTGTGGGAAATGAAGTCCTCCACTGGGACGGACCAGATATCCAGATGAAGCTGGTTCCTGCCATGAAAACCTTTTACCAAGCTCTTGGTCAGTCCGGGTTAAAGGATATCAAGGTCTCCTCTCCTCATTCTCTGGGTATCCTTTTAAGATCCAACCCACCTAGCGCCGCGAGGTTTAGGCCTGGTTGGGATGTGGGTATTCTGGCCCCTATGCTCCAATTCTTGCGCGAGACAAAAGGACCTTTTATGGTAAACCCTTACCCATACTTTGGGTACAACCCAAAACAGGAGGACTTCCTTTTATTCAGGAAAAACAAAGGTGTCTACGACAGGTTTTCTAAGAAATGGTACACAAACTCGTTCGACATGTTGTTAGATGCGGTGTATATGTCGATGGTAAGGCTTAAATACCCAGATGTAGAGATTGTAGCGGCGGAGACAGGATGGCCATCTCAGGGTGAGTCATTTGAGCCTCAATGTACGGTGGAAAATGCGGCTTCTTACAATGGTGGGCTGTTGAGGAAGTACAACTCTGAGACAGGGACGCCATTGATGCCGCACAGGAAGATTGAGACATACATATTCGGATTGTTCAACGAGAACACTAAACCCGGTTCAATTGCTGAGAGGAATTTCGGATTGTTTCGCCCGGATTTCACCCCGGTTTACAATATTGGAGTCTTGAAAGGAGAGCAG GCTCAACCAACACCAGCATTGCCCGCGCCAAGAAATGGTAGTGGCAACAAAGGGCAACCAACATCACCAGTAAGACCAGCAGAGAGCAAAAAATTCTGCATGCCGAAAGCCGACGCTACGGATGCACAATTACAATCCAACATAAACTATGTGTGCAGCCAAGGAGTggattgcaccccaattcaagctggAGGTCCCTGCTTTAATCCCAACACTATTAGGTCTCACGCTGCCTTTGCCATGAACTCATACTACCAAAGGGAGGGCCGCAACGCATTCAACTGCGACTTTGCCGGTACTGGTGTCGTCGCCTCTACTGATCCAA GTTATGGCACATGCAAATTCCAATCCTGA